The segment GGGCTCGCTCATACCCGCCATCTGACCCGATGGGCCCACGGTACTCGCGCTTGGGGTGGAATGCGACAGTGTGTCGGCGCACCAGGCGCGTTCCGGAATAGCAGGTGATCACGTGCCGGCCATAGTGGTGGCGGGGAATCCACAGCGGGGCGATGCCGATGTAGACGCCGTCGATGTAGATTCGTCCGCCGACCGGCCAGCCGATGTAGATTTCGCCGTAGAAGTAATCGGGCCACGGGTCCCAGATGACCGAGACGTGATGGATGTGGCGCGGGCGAACGTAGAAAGTCGCCAGGTCGGCGGCGCACCAATCCCAGTAGCGCCCGGCGATCTTGCGGTTGACGATCTCCATGTACGCCAGGGGGTCACCGCCGCAACGGAAGTCGCGCAACTCCGGATCGGGGCAGACACCGTCATCGCCGTTGACGGAGCGCAGATAGACCGGCCAGTCGGGGAGCGCGATGGGGAACTCGGAGGCAATCGCCTGCACGTACTCGGTCCCCGCCGGACCATCGACGCGCCAATCGTAACCGTCCTGCGGTCGCGGGAAGCGGATCGATTCCCCGGCGGCGACGAAGTTGTCGTCCCACGGGTCGGCGGGAAACAACACCTGAAGCCGACCGCGCGTGTCGATGTCATAGAGGATCAAAAAGCAATCCCGCGTCGCCTCGACATGGAAGGCAATCGGGTCGCCCTCGCGATAGGTTGCTCCCTCGCCGCGATCGGGCCATATCCAGACTTGCAGGTCCTCTTTCGGCACGGGGACGATCTGAATCTTCTCCCTAGGTCCCCTCTGAGCTGTTGCCGTCCCCATCATGAGCAGCATCGCGCTCACAGAGGCGGCCAATCGGGTGATCTTCTGTGTCTTCATGACCCACTCTCCTATCGTGCGGCCACATTCTCCTGCGCGACGACCGTCGAGTCCGATGCCAATGTGCCGCTGGAATCGGGCGCGGGTTTGTAGTCCACGATCACTACGGCGGCGTGGCAATCCTCGCAATCACCATCGTCGTACCGGCTGCGGTGCGGCTCATCGGAGGCGATGATCAGCATGCACCCGGCGCTCCCGATGGCCAGCGTGATCACCGTCGCCAGCATCAGCCGTCTGATTGTTGTGTCTCTCATCGCTCCCTCCCCTCCCTGTGAGATCATGTCCCATTCTGTCCGGTCGTTTCACAGCGCGCCCAACTTACCGACCGGCATG is part of the Candidatus Zixiibacteriota bacterium genome and harbors:
- a CDS encoding DUF4384 domain-containing protein, whose protein sequence is MKTQKITRLAASVSAMLLMMGTATAQRGPREKIQIVPVPKEDLQVWIWPDRGEGATYREGDPIAFHVEATRDCFLILYDIDTRGRLQVLFPADPWDDNFVAAGESIRFPRPQDGYDWRVDGPAGTEYVQAIASEFPIALPDWPVYLRSVNGDDGVCPDPELRDFRCGGDPLAYMEIVNRKIAGRYWDWCAADLATFYVRPRHIHHVSVIWDPWPDYFYGEIYIGWPVGGRIYIDGVYIGIAPLWIPRHHYGRHVITCYSGTRLVRRHTVAFHPKREYRGPIGSDGGYERARGNHTKVARRGTPPSADIGRDHQRDFRPGTATRERRVRDQVEVQPIQINHGRTVRQMEESPATGRVVRTGEIRPERRVETVGEKNHPAPSAEKASKEKRSGWWSSVTTAVKGAARDLAASAGEKDRVQQSASRKATAKDGRTKDDAGSGNITKTKSRPETRSADKGDKPQRRKRD